Below is a genomic region from Streptomyces roseoviridis.
GTCCGTGGACTCGATCTCGGCCTTGATCTGGTTGACGCGGCCGAGGACGTCCTCGGAGGAGCCGGCGCCGTCCACGATCGTGGTGTCGTCCTTGGTGACGGTCACGCGGCGGGCGCTGCCCAGCACGTCCAGACCGGCCTGGTCGAGCTTGAGGCCGACCTCCTCGGAGATGACGGTGGCACCGGTGAGGGTGGCCATGTCCTGGAGCATCGCCTTGCGGCGGTCACCGAAGCCGGGCGCCTTGACGGCGACGGCGTTGAAGGTGCCGCGGATCTTGTTGACGACGAGGGTGGAGAGGGCCTCGCCCTCGACGTCCTCGGCGATGATCAGGAGCGGCTTGGAGCTGCCGGCCTGGATGACCTTCTCGAGCAGCGGCAGGAGGTCCTGGATGGAGGAGATCTTGCCCTGGTTGATCAGGATGTACGGGTCGTCGAGGACGGCCTCCATACGCTCCTGGTCGGTCACCATGTACGGGGAGAGGTAGCCCTTGTCGAAGGCCATGCCCTCGGTGAAGTCGAGCTCCAGGCCGAAGGTGTTGGACTCCTCGACGGTGATGACACCGTCCTTGCCGACCTTGTCCATCGCCTCGGCGATGAGCTCGCCGACCTGCTGGTCCTGCGCGGAGAGCGCGGCGACGGCGGCGATGTCGGACTTGTCGTCGATCGGGCGCGCGGTGGCGAGCAGCTCGTCCGAGACGGCCTTCACGGCGGCGTCGATGCCCTTCTTGAGGGCGGCCGGGGAGGCACCGGCGGCGACGTTGCGCAGACCCTCGCGGACCAGGGCCTGGGCGAGCACGGTGGCGGTGGTGGTGCCGTCACCCGCGATGTCGTTGGTCTTGGTCGCCACCTCCTTCACCAGCTGGGCGCCGAGGTTCTCGTACGGGTCCTCGATCTCGACCTCGCGGGCGATCGTGACACCGTCGTTGGTGATGGTGGGGGCGCCGAACTTCTTGTCGATGACGACGTTGCGGCCCTTGGGGCCGATCGTCACCTTCACCGTGTCGGCCAGCTTGTTGACGCCGCGCTCAAGGGCGCGACGGGCGTCCTCGTCGAACTTCAGGATCTTCGCCATGGGAGCGATTCAGCCCTCTCGGAAATCGTTGAAAAAAACTGCGCCCCTGGACGCCCGCGGAGAAGCCAGGGGGTCAGGGGCGCAGTTCAAAGCATCTGTGTCAGGTGCCTTGGGGTGACTTACTTCTCGATGATCGCGAGCACGTCGCGAGCCGAGAGGACGAGGTACTCGTCGCCGTTGTACTTCACCTCGGTGCCGCCGTACTTGCTGTAGAGCACGACGTCGCCGACCTTCACGTCGAGCGGAAGGCGCTCGCCGTTCTCGAAGCGGCCCGGGCCCACGGCGAGGACGGCGCCCTCCTGGGGCTTCTCCTTCGCGGTGTCCGGGATGACCAGGCCAGAGGCGGTGGTCTGCTCCGCGTCGAGCGGCTGGACCACGATGCGGTCCTCGAGCGGCTTGATGGCAACCTTGGAGCTGGTGGTCGTCACGATCCGACCTCCCCCTTCGGAGATCTCACGGGGTTAACTGTCTGAGGTGGCGACCAGGTGGATCCGTCGTCGCGGGTGCCGGACCTGCCCGTCGCTGTGTTGGCACTCTCCGGTGGGGAGTGCCAGAGCCGAGACTATGACCGCGATTAGCACTCGGTCAAGCGGAGTGCCAATTCACGACCCCGTGGCGCGAACGGGCGGTGCCGTTTCCCTCCGATCCGGAGGAACGCTCGGCCGGATCTGGGGGTTCCGTACGAGCGGGGTGACCTTCTCCGCCGCCTTGCGGCCCAGCCGTTCGATCGGGTCGACCGGGGACGCGCAGCCCGGCAGGGTGGACAGCGCGCCGGCCAGCGCCAGGACGGCGGTCAGCCGGCGCGCCGGGCCCGCGGAGGGCCGTCGGGTCATACGTAGTCCTCGAGCTTCGCCACCGCGTAGCCCTTGGCCGTGACCGTCCGCATCACCCGTCGGATCATGTCCGGCATGCTGCCCTTCCAGTCCCCCTTGCCCCGGAAGTGGGTGAGAATGATGTCGCCCGGGTGCAGGTCCCGGTCCCACTCGCGCCACTCCATGTGGTCGGGGAACGCCTCGGACGCCCACAGCGGGACGGCCTTGACGCCGCACGCCTTGGCCGCGCGCAGGGTGTCCTCGTTGTAGTTGCCGTACGGCGGCCGGAAGAGCGGGGGCCGCTTGCCGAACCGTTTCTCGATGACGTCCTGCATGCCGCAGATCTGCCGTTTCTGGGCGGCGTAGCCGAGGCCGGGCAGATAGGGGTGGGTCAGCGTGTGGTTGTGCAGGGACACCCCGGCGTCCTGCATCTTCGCGAAGTAGCCGTAGTCCTCCTTGACCAGGTAGTCGCTGAGGAAGGCGCTGTACGGGATCCTCAGCTCGCTCATCATCCGCAGCAGCTCGGGGTCCTTCTCCGCGCCGTCGTCGATGGTGAGGAAGACGACCTTCTCCTTGGTCGGCACGGTGGTGAAGACCGGCGGCAGGTCCTTCCCGTCGGTCTCGAAGCCCTTGCGGGTGGTGATCCTGGGCTTCACCGCGGGCGGCTCGGGCGCTTCGAGCGGCGGCTGGGCCAGGCCCCACTTCCTGGCGGCGGCGACCCGGGCGGCGCGCGCCTTGCGGACCCGTTCCACGTACGCGTTGAGCGCAC
It encodes:
- the groL gene encoding chaperonin GroEL (60 kDa chaperone family; promotes refolding of misfolded polypeptides especially under stressful conditions; forms two stacked rings of heptamers to form a barrel-shaped 14mer; ends can be capped by GroES; misfolded proteins enter the barrel where they are refolded when GroES binds), with product MAKILKFDEDARRALERGVNKLADTVKVTIGPKGRNVVIDKKFGAPTITNDGVTIAREVEIEDPYENLGAQLVKEVATKTNDIAGDGTTTATVLAQALVREGLRNVAAGASPAALKKGIDAAVKAVSDELLATARPIDDKSDIAAVAALSAQDQQVGELIAEAMDKVGKDGVITVEESNTFGLELDFTEGMAFDKGYLSPYMVTDQERMEAVLDDPYILINQGKISSIQDLLPLLEKVIQAGSSKPLLIIAEDVEGEALSTLVVNKIRGTFNAVAVKAPGFGDRRKAMLQDMATLTGATVISEEVGLKLDQAGLDVLGSARRVTVTKDDTTIVDGAGSSEDVLGRVNQIKAEIESTDSDWDREKLQERLAKLAGGVCVIKVGAATEVELKEKKHRLEDAISATRAAVEEGIVSGGGSALVHAVKVLEGNLDKTGDEATGVAVVRRAAVEPLRWIAENAGLEGYVITAKVAELDKGQGFNAATGEYGDLVKAGVIDPVKVTRSALENAASIASLLLTTETLVVEKKEEEPADHGHGHGHGHSH
- the groES gene encoding co-chaperone GroES encodes the protein MTTTSSKVAIKPLEDRIVVQPLDAEQTTASGLVIPDTAKEKPQEGAVLAVGPGRFENGERLPLDVKVGDVVLYSKYGGTEVKYNGDEYLVLSARDVLAIIEK
- a CDS encoding polysaccharide deacetylase family protein produces the protein MQLVRQKEQLRSFRRSSRSTRGVRAVGAALIVAALASACAGPAADERTGSGAGPARPAAGQQPRAEAQGAAGALNAYVERVRKARAARVAAARKWGLAQPPLEAPEPPAVKPRITTRKGFETDGKDLPPVFTTVPTKEKVVFLTIDDGAEKDPELLRMMSELRIPYSAFLSDYLVKEDYGYFAKMQDAGVSLHNHTLTHPYLPGLGYAAQKRQICGMQDVIEKRFGKRPPLFRPPYGNYNEDTLRAAKACGVKAVPLWASEAFPDHMEWREWDRDLHPGDIILTHFRGKGDWKGSMPDMIRRVMRTVTAKGYAVAKLEDYV